In Solanum pennellii chromosome 7, SPENNV200, the following are encoded in one genomic region:
- the LOC107025545 gene encoding uncharacterized protein LOC107025545 has protein sequence MPIKRNEFRMDQRTIRQILLMLYFLLSYNRVEGQKKLSKLEDAELEKQLKILNKSAIKTVKTKYGDTYDCVDFYKQRAFDNPLLKDHNFHPKMKPTLSTIKKDSTFSSTTNRSWTIWSKDGGCPFGTIPVKRMTKDDLVRLTHMPPPEDVTFTDEYDVSNNNSRPNGRYVSSQGYKVAIAQISYNPHNKFAGAGMSSALYNPQVNGQQHSGSRLKIHKGSDILQAGWRVDPTLYGDTKTRFFIHFQAGKIHCFNTLCPGFVQVKHDFPLGYSFMDISQRGGNIWSVEVHIDRDLSGNWWLLMGQDTRIGFWPQSLFTDLKSFATNVDWGGVVYSPPGVPKPPMGSSYFPIENSSYDAYCAELTIINEKGKTIEVDTTVTHTDNPYKVEFIQLSHGAKHIYFVLYGGPGESTHV, from the exons ATGcctataaaaagaaatgaattcAGGATGGATCAAAGAACGATTCGACAAattctattgatgttatattTTCTGTTAAGTTATAATAGGGTGGAAGGGCAAAAAAAGCTATCCAAATTAGAGGATGCGGAGTtagaaaaacaattaaaaattttgaacaaGTCAGCCATCAAAACAGTaaag ACTAAATATGGAGATACATACGACTGCGTAGATTTCTACAAACAACGTGCATTTGATAACCCATTATTGAAGGATCATAATTTTCATCCTAAG ATGAAACCTACTTTATCTACAATCAAGAAAGATTCAACCTTCTCATCAACAACTAATAGGTCATGGACAATATGGTCAAAAGATGGAGGATGCCCTTTTGGAACTATTCCTGTTAAGAGAATGACAAAAGATGATCTTGTAAGATTAACTCATATGCCTCCTCCAGAGGATGTCACATTCACCGATGAATATGATGTT AGCAACAATAATAGTAGGCCAAATGGAAGATACGTATCTTCACAAGGATATAAG gttgcAATAGCTCAAATTTCATATAATCCACATAACAAGTTTGCGGGAGCCGGAATGAGTTCTGCTTTGTACAATCCTCAAGTTAATGGACAGCAACACAGTGGATCTCgactaaaaattcataaaggATCAGATATCTTACAAGCTGGTTGGAGA GTGGACCCAACGTTATACGGGGATACTAAAACTAGATTTTTTATACATTTCCAG GCTGGTAAAATTCATTGTTTCAATACACTATGTCCCGGCTTTGTACAAGTAAAACATGACTTCCCTCTTGGTTATTCATTCATGGATATTTCACAACGTGGAGGAAATATTTGGAGTGTGGAAGTACACATTGATCGG gaCTTATCCGGTAATTGGTGGCTATTAATGGGACAAGATACGCGAATAGGTTTCTGGCCACAAAGTCTCTTCACTGACTTGAAAAGTTTTGCTACGAATGTTGATTGGGGAGGAGTTGTATATAGTCCACCAGGTGTACCAAAACCTCCGATGGGCTCAAGCTATTTTCCTATTGAAAACAGTTCCTATGATGCTTATTGCGCTGAGCTTACAATTATCAACGAGAAAGGAAAAACAATTGAAGTAGATACAACAGTCACACATACCGATAATCCGTACAAGGTTGAATttatacaactttcacatggtgcaaaacacatatattttgttctttacgGGGGACCGGGTGAAAGTACACATGTTTAA
- the LOC107025288 gene encoding uncharacterized protein LOC107025288 — MKPTLSTIKKDSTFSSTTNRSWTIWSKDGGCPFGTIPVKRMTKDDLVRLTHMPPPEDVTFTDEYDVSNNNSRPNGRYVSSQGYKVAIAQISYNPHNKFAGAGMSSALYNPQVNGQQHSGSRLKIHKGSDILQAGWRVDPTLYGDTKTRFFIHFQVTIFCTVVISLLSSLN, encoded by the exons ATGAAACCTACTTTATCTACAATCAAGAAAGATTCAACCTTCTCATCAACAACTAATAGGTCATGGACAATATGGTCAAAAGATGGAGGATGCCCTTTTGGAACTATTCCTGTTAAGAGAATGACAAAAGATGATCTTGTAAGATTAACTCATATGCCTCCTCCAGAGGATGTCACATTCACCGATGAATATGATGTT AGCAACAATAATAGTAGGCCAAATGGAAGATACGTATCTTCACAAGGATATAAG gttgcAATAGCTCAAATTTCATATAATCCACATAACAAGTTTGCGGGAGCCGGAATGAGTTCTGCTTTGTACAATCCTCAAGTTAATGGACAGCAACACAGTGGATCTCgactaaaaattcataaaggATCAGATATCTTACAAGCTGGTTGGAGA GTGGACCCAACGTTATACGGGGATACTAAAACTAGATTTTTTATACATTTCCAGGTAACTATCTTTTGTACTGTGGTGATTTCTCTTTTGAGTTCATTAAACTAG